The Azospirillum brasilense sequence GGCGCCCTCGGCGTAGAGGCGGCGCAGCGCGTCGGTCACGGCGGCGGTGAAGCGCGGGTCGCGCGGCAGGTCGTCGCCGAAGACGGCGCTCAGCCCGAACAGGGCGCGCGCCAGACGGTCGGCGTCCGGTCCGGCCTCCGCTGCCAGCTCGGCAAGCCGGGCGGCCATGGGGTCGCGCACGTCGATGGGACGGCCGGCCTCGTCGGTGCCGGAGACGTAGCGCATCCAGCCCGCCACCCCCAGCGCCAGCCGGTCGATCGGCGCCCCGGCGGCCAGCCGATCGCGGATGGTGCCGAGCAGCCGCTGCGGCAGCTTCTGCGTGCCGTCCATGGCGATCTGCCAGGTGCGGTGGCGCAGGGCCGGGTTGCGGAAGCGCTCGATCAGCGCGTCCTTGTAATGGCCGAGATCGGCGCCCGGCGGCATATGCAGCGTCGGGCCGGCCTCCTCGTCCATCAGGCCGCGGATCAGCCGGACGAAGGCCGGGTCGGCCATGGTGTCCGACACCGTCTCGTAGCCGGCGAGGTAGCCGAGATAGGCGAGCGTGGAGTGGCTGCCGTTCAGCAGGCGCAGCTTCATCGTCTCGTAGGGATGGACGTCGGGGACCAGCTCCGCCCCCTCCAGCTCCCAGGCCGGGCGCCCGGTGGGGAAGCGGTCCTCGATCACCCACTGGCTGAACGGCTCGGTCACCACCGGCCAGGCGTCGCGCAGGCCCAGCCCGTCCGACACGCGGTCGCGGTCGGCGTCGGTGGTGGCCGGCACGATGCGGTCCACCATGCTGTTCGGGCAGGCGACGTTCCCGGCAAACCAGGCGCCCAGCGTGGGGTCGCGCAGTTCGGCGTAGCGGCGCAGCAGGCCCGCCGCGGTGTCGCCGTTGCTCGGCAGGTTGTCGCAGCTCAGCACCGTGAAGGGCTCCACCCCGGCGGCGCGGCGGCGGATCAGAGCCTCCACCAGGAAGCCGGGCACGCTGCGCGGGCTCTCCGGGTTGGCGAGGTCATGGACGATGTCCGGATGGGCCTCGTTCAGCGCGCCGGTCGCCGGGTCGTGGCAATAGCCCTTTTCCGTGACGGTCAGGGTGACGATGCGGACGGACGGACGGGTCAGGAGATCCAGCACCGCGGCGGGGTCCTCCGGAGCGACCAGCAGCTGGGTGACCGAGCCGACCACCCGCAGCCGCTCGCCGGCGGCGTCGCGCACCGCGACGGTGTAGAGGCCGCCCTGCGGCTCCAGCGCGTCGCGCGTGTCGGGGCTGCGCAGGCTGACCCCGGCGATCCCCCAGGGGCCGAAGGAGCGGGCCAGGGCGGCGTCGGTGTAGACGGCCTGATGGGCGCGGTGGAAGGCGCCGATGCCCAGATGGACGATTCCGGTGGTCAGCGCGGCACGGTCATAGCCGGGACGCTGCACGCCGGGGCGCAGGGAGGGCAGCGTATCGGGGCTCAGGCGCATGGAACACTCCGCATGACGGCTTTCAGGTCTCGAAGAAGTGGCTGTTGGTTCGGGCGATCTCGTCCACCGCCGCGAAGACGGTGCGCAGATGGGCGCGCATGGCCTCCTCCGCGCCGTCGGGGTCGCGGGCGGCGACGCGGTCCACGATGCTCTGGTGCTCGCCGACGATCTTCGCCGCCCAGCCTTCGCTGTGCAGCGACAGGAAACGCACGCGGTCGAGCTGCGCCTTGACGGCGACCAGCAGGTCCCACACCGCCGGACGCCCGGCGATGCGAGCCAGCTCGGCGTGGGTGGCCTCGTCGAGGGCGAAGAACTCGGCGTGGCGGTCGGGCGCCATCACCGCGCGGTGCGAGTCGAGGAGCCGGGTGAGCGAGGCGACGTCCGCCGCCTCCGCCCGCTCGGCGGCCAGACGCACGGTCCGGCATTCCAGGGTCTCGCGGATGAACTGGCTGTCCGACACCGCGCTGAGCTGGATCGGCGCCACAAAGGTGCCGACCTGCGGCACGATGCGCAGGAACCCCTCGTCGGCCAGCCGGCGGAAGGCCTCGCGCACCGGGGTGCGGCTGACGCCGTAGCGGGCGGCCACGCGCGTCTCCGAAATCCCCTCGCCGGGCCGGATCTCCCCCGACAGCACGGCGGCGCGCAGGGCGTCGTACACCCCGTGCAGGCGGGGGCCGCGAATGTCGGTGGGGGCGGACGAGGTCGGCGTGTCGGTCATGGCGTCCATCGCGTCAACTTGCATACTAGTATGCCATTACGAACAGCGCCTGACAAGAGGCAGCGGCGGGGAGTGCGCGGACGAGAGTGGTTCAAGATCAATTATGGTTGGTTTGGCTGATTTTCCGCTAAACGGAATAAAGCGCGCATTCCTCTGACCGCCGGGATGACGCGGGACCTATGGTCATGAGCCCGCGGAGCACAGGCCGTCAAGGCAGCCCGCGGTCGGATCATTCATGGGAGGAATCGATGTCCAAACGCTTTTCCCTGCTGCTCTCCACCGCGGCGGTTCTGGCAACGCTCGGCGCCCTGCCGGCCTACGCCGCCGATCCCGCCCTGGAAGCCAGCGTCCGCAAGACGGTGAGCCCGCAGGTCCAGACCTGGCTGGCCGACCCGGCGGTCGTCGACGCCGTCAAGGCCCAGAACACCGCGCACAAGGGCCTCGACCAGGCCAAGATCGACGCCATGGACAACGACTGGAAGGCCGCGGCCAAGGCCAAGTCCGCCAACCCCACCTACGACACGATCGCCGCGAACGCCGTGACCAAGCGCCTGAAGGAGGTGACGGACAAGAGCAACGGCCGGATCGTGGAAATCCTGCTGATGGACAACCGCGGCCTGAACGTGGCGCAGACCGGCGGCACCTCCGACTATTGGCAGGGCGACGAGCCGAAATGGCAGAAGGTCTACAGCGGCGGCTCCGACCTCTACATGACCGACCCGGAGAAGGACGCCGAGACGAACGCCATGCTGACCGAGGTCAGCGTTCCCGTGCTCGATCCGGCCAACAAGGAAAAGATCGGTGTGGCGATGATCGTGCTCGACACCAACAAGCTCGGCAACTGACGAATCACCGATGCCATTCCCCTTCCCCAGGGGAGGGGGAATGTCCTGTGGCTGCGTTGACCGGACAGGGGCTTCGTCGGCCCGACGGCAGGGCCGACGCTGGGGCAAAGGCGGTGCCGACACCTTTCCGCGGGTGTTCCTCGGAACTTCACGGCATAACGGACGTCCCCGCGACCGCAACGCCAACCGCCATGCCGACACAGCACGACTCGCCCGTGACCGAGACCGAATGGACGATCCGCACCGCGGAGGGCAGCCTCTTTGCAAAGAGCTGGACCCCGGAAACCGGTCGCGCCGCGCCGATCATCCTGTTCCACGACTCCCTCGGCAGCGTGGATCTGTGGCGCGGTTTTCCGCAGCGGCTGGCGGCCGGGACGAACCGCCGCGTCATCGCCTACGACCGGCTCGGCTTCGGACGCTCCGATGCCCATGCGGGCCAACTCGGCCTGGATTTCGTCGCCGCTGAGGCGCGGGACAGCATCCCGCCGCTGTGCGACCAGCTCGGAGTGACCAAATTCATCGCCTGCGGACACAGCGTCGGGGGCGGCATGGCGGTCGAGACGGCGGCGCGTTTCCCGGAGCGCTGCCGCGCCCTCGTCACCATCGCCGCGCAGGCTTTCGTAGAAGAAAGAACCCTCGCCGGAATCCGCGACGCCAAGCGCGACTTCCAGGATCCCGCCAACGTTGCGCGTCTGGCGAAGTATCACGGCGACAAGGCCCGGTGGGTCCTCGACGCCTGGACGGAGACGTGGCTCTCGCCCGGTTTCGCCGGCTGGACGCTGGACCGAGCCCTCGCGGCGGTGCGCTGCCCGGTGCTGGCCCTGCACGGCGACCGCGACGAGTACGGCTCCAGCGCCCACCCCGAGCGCATCGCGGCCGGGCGGGGAGCCGCAAGGCTTCTCCCCGACACCGGCCATGTGCCGCACCGCGAACAGGAAGCGCTCGTCCTCGACGCGATCCGGAGTTTTCTGAGCGGGCTTTGAAGCGTCGGCTCAGGCCGCCAGGGGCGACAGCATCGCACTGTGCGCCAGGATGCCCAGCGTGTGGCTGGCGATCATCCGCTCCTCGTCGGTGGGGATGACGAAGACCGGGACGCGGCTGTCGGCGGCGGAGATGCGCGTGGCCCGGGCGCGGTTCGCCGCCCCGTCGAGATGGACGCCGAGCCAGCCCAGCTTCTCCGCCACCCGCGCCCGCACCGGGGCGGAGTTCTCGCCGACGCCGGCGGTGAAGACCACCGCGTCCAGCCCGCCCATGGAGGCGGCCAGCCCCGCCGCCTGCTTGGCGACCTGGAAGCAGAACAGCTCCACGGCCTCCGCCGCCTGCGGACTCTCGCTGTCCAGCAGGGCGCGCATGTCGTTGGAAACGCCGGACACGCCGAGCAGGCCGGACTTGTGGTAGAGCAGCCGCTCCAGCTCGTCCGGCCCCATGCCCTTCTCGCGCATCAGATAGATCA is a genomic window containing:
- a CDS encoding alpha/beta fold hydrolase codes for the protein MPTQHDSPVTETEWTIRTAEGSLFAKSWTPETGRAAPIILFHDSLGSVDLWRGFPQRLAAGTNRRVIAYDRLGFGRSDAHAGQLGLDFVAAEARDSIPPLCDQLGVTKFIACGHSVGGGMAVETAARFPERCRALVTIAAQAFVEERTLAGIRDAKRDFQDPANVARLAKYHGDKARWVLDAWTETWLSPGFAGWTLDRALAAVRCPVLALHGDRDEYGSSAHPERIAAGRGAARLLPDTGHVPHREQEALVLDAIRSFLSGL
- a CDS encoding PDC sensor domain-containing protein, whose protein sequence is MSKRFSLLLSTAAVLATLGALPAYAADPALEASVRKTVSPQVQTWLADPAVVDAVKAQNTAHKGLDQAKIDAMDNDWKAAAKAKSANPTYDTIAANAVTKRLKEVTDKSNGRIVEILLMDNRGLNVAQTGGTSDYWQGDEPKWQKVYSGGSDLYMTDPEKDAETNAMLTEVSVPVLDPANKEKIGVAMIVLDTNKLGN
- a CDS encoding mannitol dehydrogenase family protein; protein product: MRLSPDTLPSLRPGVQRPGYDRAALTTGIVHLGIGAFHRAHQAVYTDAALARSFGPWGIAGVSLRSPDTRDALEPQGGLYTVAVRDAAGERLRVVGSVTQLLVAPEDPAAVLDLLTRPSVRIVTLTVTEKGYCHDPATGALNEAHPDIVHDLANPESPRSVPGFLVEALIRRRAAGVEPFTVLSCDNLPSNGDTAAGLLRRYAELRDPTLGAWFAGNVACPNSMVDRIVPATTDADRDRVSDGLGLRDAWPVVTEPFSQWVIEDRFPTGRPAWELEGAELVPDVHPYETMKLRLLNGSHSTLAYLGYLAGYETVSDTMADPAFVRLIRGLMDEEAGPTLHMPPGADLGHYKDALIERFRNPALRHRTWQIAMDGTQKLPQRLLGTIRDRLAAGAPIDRLALGVAGWMRYVSGTDEAGRPIDVRDPMAARLAELAAEAGPDADRLARALFGLSAVFGDDLPRDPRFTAAVTDALRRLYAEGARAVVQSVAPAAG
- a CDS encoding GntR family transcriptional regulator, translating into MTDTPTSSAPTDIRGPRLHGVYDALRAAVLSGEIRPGEGISETRVAARYGVSRTPVREAFRRLADEGFLRIVPQVGTFVAPIQLSAVSDSQFIRETLECRTVRLAAERAEAADVASLTRLLDSHRAVMAPDRHAEFFALDEATHAELARIAGRPAVWDLLVAVKAQLDRVRFLSLHSEGWAAKIVGEHQSIVDRVAARDPDGAEEAMRAHLRTVFAAVDEIARTNSHFFET